TGTGAGAAACAACACAGAGTTGAGTCAGCCGACCCTGAACGCACCATCAGTTACTGTCTGATGTGATCTTTATCTGACGGGCTGCTGGACAGTTTGCATTGGAACTAGATTTCATTCTGTAGATTATCCAGAGCAACATGGACATTGTttcttgaaatgaaacaaaacgaCGTGCAGTGCTTAAAGCCACTAGAGGTCCAGTGAGAAAATATAACATGATGTGAAGTAATTTTAGGTGAAGCTGCCCTTTAATCTGGAACTCATAACGTGTTGATTCAGATCTATGGCGtctttggaggctgcagtttgtgttggtgttgtgatGAACTGCATTATATTGTCATGTTAACTAATATTTGCATCCACTTCACTTGTAgctcatatttcatatatttctgtttttcctgcaaTGACTCCTTTGAACTTTGCTGATGCGACCgcttcaacacaacacagtgagtcctgtttatttgtgtcttcttcttcatcgaCAGCTTATGATGAAGAACAGACATCACAAACACTGGTTTGCTGCGTAAAGTACCAATGTCATCATGTTGTTGTAAAAACTCACCGTGTTTTCatccatctgtgtttttttccctgaaaagaaaagagaaagagtcGACTTTAGTTTCCACAGTGAAAATCCAGCTTTATCAAAACTTCTTGTTCATGAGTTTCACCTGTGAACGTTCTCACCTGTAGTTCTTGTCCAGATGTTGACAGCCACAACAATCATTATGAGTGCTGCTAAGCCCACAGACACAATGACGAACCTCAACCAGACTgcagagagaatgaaaacacCGCACATATTTGGGCTGTAGCTTTctgatctgtttttaaatagtaaacacagcagttttcatgttttgcaatgtgtgtgagtggcacagagaacaggaaataaacagaaaggCCCATTAAATATATGAGAGTTCATCAAGACCGCCACTCTACACAGGCATCTACAGTTTAACCGAATCTATTCTAAATTTAGTGTTTAAATTGCATTCACaaccacatttgttttatgttggATAAAGTGAGTAAGCTCCTTTGTTTCTCACcttcttgtgttgttgttgttgttgttgttgcatccTCACCTgacaaattcaaaaacaaactgtaaaatgagaaaataccTCATGTTTAATAAGAAAGAATGATGTCATCTTAAATCTTAAAATCCatcaaataatcaaatgtaGTTTATTTGTGGAGGTCAGGATGAAGTGATTTTAAACAGctcatcataacatcacctgGTTTCTCACCTGCGGACGGAGGTCTGATGGTAAACTGATGCACCGTCCCACTGTGACCATCTTTCACTTCACACGTGGACAACTCCCGAAGCTTCTGCTTGAGACGAGAGGTAGGAAACGTCGCGGTAGCTGAGCACTTAGGCTGCAATGTCCTCCTGTCCACATCGTTACCCTCATACAGCCACTTCACTTTGTGATCACAAGCTCCATGTGTCAGAAGAGAGCAGTTTAATGTCACCTGATCAGCGTCCTCATCTTCAGTCACTGGTGAGGACGCAGAtattgtgagagagagacaacaagagTGAAATGAACTTTAATCGTGATAATTGTAATGTTTCAGTATGTGAGCAGAAAACATTATGATGTAAATACTCACTGGTGATAACAGACAGATGAACACGAGCGTGTCCTGATCTGGACCGTCTGCAGGTGTAGGAACCAACATCCTCAGCTGTGACGTTCTTTATAACCAGGGAACATTTTGCTGAAACATTCAGTCTGTCTGGTTTAATGTTGGCACGTTCACCATCCTTCCCAGGTCTAATCAGCCTTCCTGGTGCTGTCCCTGAACCACTGAAGAGCCAGGTAGTTCTGTCACATGTGTCCTGACCGTCTGTCACATTTCCACAAGGCAAAGTGACTTCACCCCCGTCTATGACAACAAACCGGGCGGGATGTTGTCCAGTCACTGCTGTtgaagagatgagagaaaaataagatgaaatatCAATATGGCTGTCATGTAAAAGTTAGATCCAACAGAAGTTTGTCTTGTAAAGTCTCTGTTAGTCACGAACATGTTAGAAGTCTCCTTACCTgtaaactgaagcagcagcatcagaAATAAAGACGTTTTAATCCGTCCGAATTCAGCCATCGTGCTCAAGTCTTTCTTCAGCTGTCAACTGTCCGAACTGGTGCGTGTTAAATGTGAAGAATCTACTTCCTGCGAATAGTAGTGTGTCAGTTCCTCATTGTGACCTATGAGAAACTCAtgaggcatcctgatcagatgcctgAACCTgacctcaactggctcctttcaacGTGAAGGAGcagctcctcatcctccctctcaGGCTGAGCTCTGGGGAGGATACTCATTTCGGCCACTTGTATCCgcaatctcattctttcggtcaCTACTCGGCTTAATTCCAGcttcacagagccgctagcagCTCTGCAAACTCTTCTAGTTTTTACttattacatttcacttttgtttcAATTTCTAACATTTGCATAAAGTATCTTCAACATTTGTTATGCATTTAGACAGTTGTTTGTAcctttgcaaataaaaaactacaaaaaaaaacctgtaccTGCAGTACTGATCGTGCACCACAGAAAATTCAGAATTTgcttttttccagtttttctttGAAACCAAACAGCCGCTGTCAGCGGCTATCGAGCTTTCTTCATTCTggcatgttttctttgtgctgGAAGACGTGCAGGATGTTGTTTTGCAATCAGAAAAgttacaacagcagcagaggtgtgATACCGTAGTTTGTTCCTCTTACGATGAAAAGCAGCTTTTCAATAATCGACTAAAAACTACACTAAAAAAATACTGACTTTAtagcactgaaacattttactttgaaaactgTCTGAACTTATGTAGTCTGGATTCTTTGAAGTCTGCAATTTCTAGTAGTGCAATTtctatatatcatatatatttcaGAGTTCACACAACCGAGAACGCAAAAACTATATTCAAATTGCAAAATAGCTTAATTCCGATGTTAAAAATTAAAAGTCAAAGAATccgtttttttccttttctcataTTCAAACCTTTGAAATTGACATTGAAAGTTTTAAAGAGATGggatatatatatgaaataaaaatattcatataaGAAACTCTTATATTCAGACGTTATCAGAGGAACATCTCCAAAAAGAAAGGTGGagttttttagtgtttttatctACTTTTTTAAATCTTCCCTTGGTTCCTGTTTTAGTCAAATTAGGGTACTCTGACATGATTTTTCTCACCATTAAgctagtttaaaaaaataatctaaactTTTTTACCACTGGAGGACATGTCTTATAACCGTAccctgttgttttttgtctccaaCAAGACAAAAGCTGAATGAACACAGAAGCAACATATAATAGGGGTAACcaatattttaatgtaattttttaatttagatATGAAAGACTTCATAAAATAACATCGAATTTCCCAATTGCGGCATGGAGGCGTGTTATTCACCATATTCTCATAACCGGAATGAAATCTTTTCAAAACACTGCAATGAAACGGGCGGTTTTTGCTACAGTAATACAATTTTCCATTTACGTGACGTCACAGAGGTCAAGAAACAAGATCCAGCAGCTGCCTGCATCCACAGAGACCATtcaactaaaaaacaaaaacacatactgtaatcaCAAGATCACCTGTCAAATACTGTACACTTGGTATACGTTAACATGCTTTAAAGTATCTTGGAGAAATGAAAAGGTAAAGAAAGAGGTATGTGAAATAAAGTCccctttaaaacaacataatctACAGAGTAAGACTACGTCCACATGAAGCCGTGCATCTCTTAAACCGCAgtcaaagtgtaaaaacaacgTGCGTCTACGCttaatctcttcttctttgtcctcttttcatTCAGCAAACCTATGGTGCCTTTTAAAACAGCCGAATTCACCTCTCAGTTGTCCTCACTTACTTCATGCGGTTATCTGTTTCTGTTGCCAGATAACGGAAAGACTACATAATACTGATTTGATCGCAGCTACTTGTTAACCAGCAGTCATTCCCAGGCTGCTGATCAAGTCTTTATTTTAAGATTATAGCTAAGGCTACTTACTACTAATGattatcgattaatcgattGTTTCGTATGATTCATATCattctataaaatgccagaaaagtATCTAAATGCCTCTTACAATAGATCCTTAAGTGacatcttgtgtgttttgtttcatccGACAAACAGAAAATCCCATTTTAGAAGCTTGAACCAACAaatattattatcttttttttttcggttGGACAATGACTCaaacaattatcaaaacagttgcagatCATTTTTCTGGCATTTGACTAACTAATCATGACCTCTTCTGACAAAAACTGAGTGGCAACAGCTAACAGGAAGTTAGACGCCACGGAAGACTGTCTTCTTGATTTTACTGCCACTCACTCCCCAACCGTGACTGTGCAGGCTTTCGTCATCCCCGCACACACTGAAATACCAAGCCCACACTTTAAGATTTACCCACTCTGGATAACCTTATTggaaaagctttgtttttgatttaaaaaaaaaaaaagggcggCTTGGTGTGAGAGAAAGATGCGGTTTTAAATTCAGCCGGCTTAATGTAAACGTAGTCGAAGTCAGTGCAAGAAGAgttcaaaaagaagaagcacTCGGGCCTGGATGCTGGATACTGgctttctgcagcagctggttgTGACACTTTTCACATTGTCATCTTCTCTTCAGTTCGCTGAGGCTTCAACAGCCTCACAGTCCCTGATTCGACTCTCGGCTTCCCACCGACTGGACCCGCGTTCGGGGAAGGGAAAGAACTCGAGCCACCGGCTGGAAGCTTCTCATTTTGATTTATCCGCTATCGGAGCCATTTTGAAAGGTAACCAGCCAGAATGTGGAAGTCCTCTCCTGTGCTCTGTGCTGGCTGCTGAATTCATCAAAGTGGCTGGTCAAGCTTTGGAACATCAAAATTAGGTTTCCCGCCCTTCCCAACTTTAGTTTTCAGTGCAAATCAGTAAGAAAAGTCTTTCTTTCGTCCACTGTGCCTCACGGTGAAGGAGCTGTAACAAAGTGCTTCAGTTCacgggggactttttttttttttctttttcttttttggaaaaaACCTCAGTAACAAAACTAGAATCTCAGTTAAAACAACAaggaaaaatatacacaaatatatgttCACAATATAttatgtacatttacacaagctCTTTAAAAAGTCACTCTACACAAGGCTGCCTTTTCAAAAGTGTTCACAAAGACAGCGTCGTCACCACTTTACATAATGTAAACATGAGACACTGATCGTGTTGCCGTTGGAGACGACCTCATCCTCCCACTACACACTTTGCTTGAGAATATCAGTTAGTTCGCTCACAAATTCAATCACAAAAAGttgtattttctctttcctctgccAACAAGAAGgcagaaaacatttgataaCGGCGTGACGTACACGTACCATGTCCGTCAGATCTCCAGCAGCAACACGACGTCTCCAAGATGTTCACAAATGCAGGCAGCATTATGAATTAAAGGAAATTGTACTACAGTTGATAAAAACTCCCTACATTGTATTGCAGTGTGTTAAAGGCCAAACTCAATTTACCTCAATATTAATTTTCCAATTGTTGGCATTCAGTGTGAATCAGATATCAGGCAGGAAAGCTCCAGTTTGAAACTCCAGACTGCCGTCATGACTTGTCCTGAACCTTCAGCAGCGACTTTAAGTGAACAGTCATTTGTTCTCGGCTTTGGTTGCTCTGTTGAGGCTCGTTTTCTCCGACCCAGTGGCTGGGCGGTTTAGGTAAGACACTCGGTGAGGGCGGCTCGCTGAACTTCGCTCCGGCGTAGACCTTCTCGCCATCTTTGAGGTATTCGGCTTCAGCAGGCGGCGTGTTCAGGATCTTCACGTTGTTGGAGGCGTGGAGGGGTTTCTTCGGCTCCCGGAGCGGAGGCTGGTGGAGAGAAAAGGGCTTATTTGGGCTGCTGTTGTCCTTCTTCTTTGCAGAGTGAGAAGCAGCGGGGGTTTGGCCCTGTTTGGGCTTGTGGCTCCGTGTGATCATGTTCTGGGTGACTGGATCGTGTCTGGGCAGGTTGCGGGCAGGCTGGCCACCCGGCTGCATGGCCGCTCGCTCCAATCTGCCACCTTTGGATTTCAGCAGCTaaggaacagaaacaaactcTAATTAATCCAGTTATCTGataaacacaattattttattttattaatctaCATCCTCATGTTGAGCGTGAATGTTCATTCTTCACctgagacaaaaaataaaaaatccttACTCAAGACTTTCAActtaatcaaaagaaaaattgtCTCAGTTGTCACGGTTCAGCGGCACAAACACAGTATGTAACAccaacaaaaacatcatcatcaagatTTTTGAATAAAATGGACCTTCTACATTAACAGCCTTGATTAGAGAAGCACATGTTCTTTTTCAGACATTAATATCCATCGACTGATAAGCGTTTGGTAAAAgtacaaatgcacaaaacattTGAGCCCTATAGACATGCCTATCTTATCTTATTATGGGATTGATGATTACAATGAAGCTATTATTCCTAACAGCTAACTGTAAAATGGTATTGAATGACatacttaataaaaaaaagacaatcagCCAAAACTCATCATTAAAACTAATATCGTAGGGAGTCAATGTGAGCAATGTAAGCTAACATTACTGCATCTTTATTATTGGAGTCTAGTTTTAAACTGATCCAGACACCTAGTGGCACTTTGTTTCAGGaagtcactttttattttaaaaagcttgtGGAGGTGGCGACAAAGCGAAAGCAGTTTACCACACATATGTCAAATTaacatgcttttaaaaagacaataacCCATTATTATGAGATAAAGCTGCATACAATTCCTACATCATGAACATATTTTGACTGCACTGTTTTCATCagcttcctctccttttctattGGACAAACAAGCCTGCCAGCAGCACACAACCTGTGGGCATTAATCCACCtgaagcagaaagaggaagacatgtttgtttgccACATGTCTACTTTCGATTCTCACAACAAGGATTAGTAACTGCGTCATTTCAAACTGCCTCAGGCACTACAGGGGATTTAATCACAGTTAAATCCACTTTGATTCAAGACTACATGAACACTTTAATTGTTAAATAGACTTTATAATCTTTTTGTGAGACGTTATGCGCACATAGCTTCAAGACTATGCTGCTATTGATGTACACTTTCTGGGTAAACAGAATAATCTtggtgtcagaaaatagtaaaaaaaattaCCATTTCAATTTCACAGAGATCAAGCTGATGTTTTGTCCCACCAACAGTCTCATACTTTGATAAAGAGCTGCAAATATTCCCACTTCAGAGGTCAAGTTTAGGcacttttgttaaaaataatgacattaatcAATCACCAAAACAGTAAacttacatttctgtttattgaTCAATTAACAGACTGATCTTTCACAACCTAAATATAAGATCTATGAAGAAGACGGATTGACTTGAGGAGAGGACGGACGAACACACATATTTCTGGTAATAACTGAGGTGCTTTTACAGatcaagaacaaacacaaaaacaggatgTCATCTAAGGTTGACACGGCCTTATCTTTACCTCACTGCTAACTGGGTGGTAAACTGTTTGTCAGTTAGCAGAACTGCAGCAGCGCAGATAgcgacaacaaaaacaacaacaaaccaggAAGTTACCTCTTTCTTGGCTCCCTGTTTGAGCTGATGGAGGGTCAGTGCGGTCTGTGTACCGGCGGGGAGCTCGGTACCGGGCTGAGCTGCGGGTCTGTTAGCAGATGAAGCTGTCagggtgttgttgttgtgatccGACAGGCGGATGTTGGGGCAGTTTCTCGGGGGTTTCTGGTGATGCAGCGCCGCCGTCGACCGCagcttcctccctcctttcttcagCAGCGCCTGTCTCGTTTTGTTGTTCACCCCATCGCTGCTGGAAATCAACGATATCGGGTTGTTGTTTTCGACGTTGCCGATGTTGGCTTCATCGCTGTGAGCCGGAGATTCGTCCAACATTGCTCTGAACTGGCGAAAACATAAACAGGCTGTGAAATTCCTCCGCAGCTAAGTTGGTTTAGCTAACAACGTcacaagctagctagctaagcttcttcttcttcttcgcgAGTGGATTAAACACTTTCTTATCCAAGTTGCTCTCACGCAGAAATAATTAGCTGCTTAACGAATATAACGTTATATTGCCGTGTCAgaagttttaattatttctgctgctgaaacagtCGGTGGATGTCCTTTATCCCGAGATGGCGTCGGTGCTTGGGAGCTTGTTAAAGCAGAAGTAAGCGTTAGCACAACTGTTAAGTTAGCCGGAATAAGCTATACAACTTCCGGTAgtgtatttcaaaataagacgACTTCTTTCATCATGGGGCCTGTGCAAGGTTAATATTAAAAAcagggaaataaatgaataatgtaaGTGTTCTGTTTTACAGCATTAAAGAATGATGGGTGTTTCCTGTATTAAACATCTGCTGCGTGGTTCTCGTGCTTTCTtattgaaaatgtatgaaaatgtttagCTTCACTGTAGGTGGGACCCTCCAGGAAACACGAAATCATACTCCGGTCTGTGGCCAGGATTGTAGAAATACTATTGATT
The DNA window shown above is from Enoplosus armatus isolate fEnoArm2 chromosome 19, fEnoArm2.hap1, whole genome shotgun sequence and carries:
- the pnrc1 gene encoding proline-rich nuclear receptor coactivator 1; its protein translation is MLDESPAHSDEANIGNVENNNPISLISSSDGVNNKTRQALLKKGGRKLRSTAALHHQKPPRNCPNIRLSDHNNNTLTASSANRPAAQPGTELPAGTQTALTLHQLKQGAKKELLKSKGGRLERAAMQPGGQPARNLPRHDPVTQNMITRSHKPKQGQTPAASHSAKKKDNSSPNKPFSLHQPPLREPKKPLHASNNVKILNTPPAEAEYLKDGEKVYAGAKFSEPPSPSVLPKPPSHWVGENEPQQSNQSREQMTVHLKSLLKVQDKS